One Candidatus Poribacteria bacterium DNA segment encodes these proteins:
- a CDS encoding DUF1501 domain-containing protein, with translation MAENRCIHTDCEGFYRRDFLKAGALGLFGLSLTDLFRLKAHAATPRRVKETATSVILVWLGGGPSHLDMWDLKPEAPEEIRGLFKPIPTNVNGIQISEHLPKLAQQTDKLCIIRSMTSPEAAHERGTHYMMTGYQPLPGFAVPGYGAVVSKLKEQRSALPPYIAVPAPVAYGGGGFLGASLAPFSPGGNPASKNFKVRDLQPPKEVSFERVERRRSLRQAVDAAFKKYETGNPTAEAVDEFYTSAYNLMSSTDARAAFDLSNETNKTRDAYQRNTFGQSCLLARRLVEAGVNFVTVSNGGWDNHNNIFSSLPGKLNGFDQTMATLIADLSERGLLETTLVLAMGEFGRTPVINRNGGRDHHSRVFSMMLAGGGVQGGQVIGASDPLAMEPAETPVRPEDLSATLYQALGIDYNEHLESPDGVRIVLSRGGKPIRGLLA, from the coding sequence GTGGCAGAAAACAGATGCATACACACCGATTGCGAAGGATTTTATCGGCGCGACTTTCTGAAAGCGGGAGCACTCGGTCTTTTCGGGTTAAGTCTCACAGACCTCTTCCGCCTTAAAGCACATGCCGCAACACCCCGTCGAGTGAAAGAAACCGCTACATCTGTTATCCTGGTGTGGTTAGGGGGCGGTCCCAGTCATCTTGATATGTGGGACCTCAAACCCGAAGCACCTGAAGAAATTCGTGGGCTTTTCAAACCAATACCCACAAATGTCAACGGCATACAGATTAGTGAACATCTCCCGAAACTTGCACAACAGACCGATAAGCTTTGTATCATCCGTTCGATGACCTCTCCAGAAGCTGCCCATGAGCGCGGCACGCACTACATGATGACGGGTTATCAACCACTACCCGGATTCGCTGTGCCGGGATATGGGGCAGTTGTCTCTAAACTCAAGGAACAGCGCAGTGCCTTGCCGCCATATATCGCTGTTCCCGCACCCGTTGCTTACGGTGGCGGCGGGTTCTTGGGCGCATCACTCGCACCTTTCTCACCCGGCGGAAATCCAGCGAGCAAGAACTTTAAAGTCCGTGACCTACAACCGCCAAAAGAGGTCTCTTTTGAACGTGTCGAAAGACGGCGTTCTTTGAGGCAAGCCGTTGATGCTGCTTTCAAAAAATATGAGACGGGCAACCCTACTGCCGAAGCGGTCGATGAATTCTACACCTCCGCTTATAACCTCATGAGTTCCACGGATGCCCGCGCCGCTTTTGATCTCAGCAACGAGACCAACAAGACACGTGACGCTTATCAACGCAACACCTTCGGGCAGAGCTGCCTCCTCGCGAGGAGACTCGTTGAAGCCGGCGTTAACTTTGTTACCGTCAGTAACGGTGGGTGGGACAATCACAACAACATCTTCTCATCGCTGCCGGGAAAACTCAACGGTTTCGATCAGACGATGGCTACTTTAATCGCCGATCTCAGTGAGCGCGGACTTTTGGAAACAACACTCGTCCTTGCTATGGGTGAGTTTGGCAGGACCCCTGTCATCAATCGAAATGGTGGGCGTGATCATCACTCCCGCGTCTTTTCGATGATGTTAGCCGGAGGCGGGGTCCAAGGTGGACAGGTCATCGGTGCTTCGGATCCACTCGCTATGGAACCCGCTGAAACCCCAGTCCGTCCGGAAGACTTATCGGCGACACTCTATCAGGCACTCGGTATCGACTACAATGAACACCTCGAGTCGCCCGATGGCGTTCGCATTGTCCTCTCACGCGGTGGTAAGCCAATTCGCGGACTCCTCGCGTAA